A single region of the Anaerostipes rhamnosivorans genome encodes:
- a CDS encoding transglycosylase domain-containing protein: protein MNFNKQKTERKRESLSSPKLRRGSHLTLFFYKYALVVIIALIVTAAGLSIGFIRGILNNTPNISLDSIHSKGYITMIYDNEGNVTRKLSTSDSNRVYVSLDDIPANLQNAFISIEDVRFYNHNGIDMRGIARSLLLGLKEQTLDQGGSTITQQLIKNNVLGIQPEKTTIERIERKIKEQSLALELEKITSKQKILEEYLNAINLGEGTLGVQTASQKYFHKDVSDLTLSECTVLAGITKNPTKMNPITHPNNNASRRMTILKTMLEEHYITKSEYSEAVNDNVYERIQKINARQQKDSTANSYFDDALILQVVHDLKEQLGYDETKAYNAIYSGGLKIYSTQDSGIQKIADKVTNDPDNYPAGTKVALSYSLSGTDKHGKEVSYSENDVLSYMKKHKLGSSLIFKNKSAAEETAHKYTNSLKKHGVNVINEQVSTVIQPQISMTVMNQNTGQVEAIVGGRGIKAENLSLNRATKTTRQPGSTFKVLSTFLPALDAKKMTLATVYDDAPYDYLDTGRPVRNYYKGYRGFSTIREAITDSMNIVAAKTMADVTPEVSYEYLQKLGFTTLVDNKITSDGKTYSDLNQSMALGGLTYGVTNLELTGAFSAIANGGTYYKPSLYTKVVDQSGKVLLKSSSSGTPVMRDTTSFLLTDAMKDVIKKGTGKPAALSSGMPAAGKTGTTSNNYDFWFTGYTPYHTASVWMGYDRNTSFSSGKQHEKIWKLVMDQVVQEKKETKKDFTQPKNIVKAQICTKSGKLAVKGVCDHDPRGSTVKTEYFALGTKPTKPCDVHVAVDICKESGYPANSACPANQLYRKIYITRPKGSRGTTDDSKYQIPDLYVKYMCGLHTPE, encoded by the coding sequence ATGAACTTTAACAAGCAAAAAACAGAGCGCAAAAGGGAATCCCTGTCTTCGCCGAAATTACGGCGGGGTTCCCACCTTACGCTTTTTTTCTATAAATATGCACTGGTTGTCATCATCGCCCTGATCGTCACGGCTGCAGGCCTGTCCATCGGATTCATCCGCGGGATCCTCAACAATACCCCGAATATATCCCTGGACTCTATCCATTCAAAAGGTTATATCACCATGATCTATGATAACGAAGGCAATGTGACAAGAAAACTGTCCACCAGTGATTCCAACCGTGTCTACGTCTCTTTGGATGATATCCCGGCCAATCTTCAGAATGCGTTTATCTCCATCGAAGATGTCCGGTTCTATAACCACAACGGCATTGATATGCGCGGTATCGCCAGATCCCTTCTGCTGGGGCTGAAAGAACAGACTCTGGACCAGGGAGGCAGCACCATCACACAGCAGTTGATCAAAAATAATGTTTTAGGGATACAGCCTGAAAAAACCACAATCGAACGCATAGAACGCAAGATTAAAGAGCAATCCCTAGCTCTTGAATTAGAAAAGATCACTTCTAAACAAAAGATCCTGGAAGAATATTTAAATGCTATCAATCTAGGGGAAGGAACTTTGGGTGTGCAGACTGCATCTCAAAAATATTTTCATAAAGACGTATCAGATTTGACATTGTCGGAGTGCACCGTTTTAGCCGGTATCACAAAGAATCCAACAAAGATGAATCCGATCACCCATCCGAACAACAATGCGTCCCGGAGGATGACGATTCTCAAAACAATGCTGGAAGAACATTATATCACAAAAAGTGAATATTCGGAAGCAGTGAATGATAATGTTTATGAAAGAATCCAGAAGATCAACGCAAGGCAGCAGAAAGACTCTACCGCCAATTCCTATTTTGATGATGCGCTGATCCTCCAGGTTGTCCATGATCTGAAAGAACAGCTGGGATATGATGAGACAAAGGCCTACAATGCCATTTACAGTGGGGGATTAAAGATTTATTCCACCCAGGATTCCGGGATACAGAAAATCGCCGACAAGGTGACAAACGACCCGGACAACTATCCGGCAGGCACAAAAGTTGCTCTCTCTTATTCTCTATCAGGCACTGACAAACACGGAAAGGAAGTCAGCTACTCTGAAAATGATGTACTCAGCTATATGAAAAAACATAAACTCGGAAGCAGCCTTATATTTAAAAATAAATCTGCCGCTGAGGAGACTGCCCACAAGTACACAAACTCACTGAAGAAACACGGGGTCAATGTGATCAACGAACAAGTGTCCACCGTGATCCAGCCCCAGATTTCTATGACGGTTATGAACCAGAACACTGGCCAGGTGGAGGCTATCGTGGGGGGGCGGGGCATAAAAGCCGAAAACCTTTCCCTGAACCGTGCCACTAAAACGACCAGGCAGCCAGGTTCCACATTTAAGGTTCTTTCTACCTTTCTGCCGGCTCTGGATGCTAAAAAGATGACCCTGGCCACTGTTTATGACGATGCTCCTTATGACTACCTGGATACCGGACGCCCGGTCCGCAACTATTACAAAGGCTACCGGGGATTTTCCACCATTCGGGAGGCCATCACAGATTCCATGAACATTGTCGCCGCTAAGACCATGGCCGACGTGACGCCGGAAGTATCCTACGAATATTTACAGAAGCTTGGTTTTACCACCCTTGTGGACAATAAGATCACTTCAGACGGCAAGACATATTCTGATCTGAACCAGTCCATGGCTTTAGGCGGCCTGACTTACGGTGTGACCAATCTGGAACTCACCGGGGCTTTCTCTGCCATTGCCAACGGAGGAACTTATTACAAACCCTCTCTCTATACAAAGGTTGTGGACCAGTCCGGCAAAGTGCTGCTAAAATCTTCTTCGTCTGGTACGCCGGTGATGAGGGACACCACGTCATTCCTTCTCACGGATGCCATGAAGGATGTAATAAAGAAGGGAACCGGAAAACCTGCGGCGCTCTCATCGGGAATGCCTGCTGCTGGAAAGACCGGCACCACCTCCAACAATTATGATTTCTGGTTTACCGGATACACTCCATACCACACGGCTTCCGTCTGGATGGGCTATGACCGGAATACTTCCTTTTCTTCCGGAAAACAGCACGAAAAGATCTGGAAACTTGTTATGGATCAGGTGGTCCAAGAAAAAAAGGAAACAAAAAAAGATTTTACTCAGCCTAAAAATATAGTAAAAGCACAAATCTGCACTAAATCCGGCAAGCTGGCCGTAAAGGGTGTCTGTGACCATGATCCAA
- a CDS encoding DUF6514 family protein, producing MKKEKLGTNYLEDGNGDGFVVSYYMLNDSVKDIYGAVLERTTKKPEVLEVEEVRGAFASRAQAEAIVRLLIKYEVTPISFYEAVDAAMELEGND from the coding sequence ATGAAGAAGGAGAAATTAGGAACCAATTATTTGGAGGATGGCAATGGGGACGGATTTGTAGTATCCTATTATATGCTGAACGATTCTGTGAAGGATATCTACGGTGCGGTCCTGGAGAGGACCACCAAGAAGCCGGAGGTGCTGGAAGTAGAAGAGGTAAGAGGGGCATTTGCCTCCAGGGCGCAGGCGGAGGCTATCGTCCGGCTGCTGATCAAATATGAAGTGACACCGATTTCTTTTTATGAGGCGGTTGACGCAGCGATGGAGTTGGAGGGAAACGATTGA
- a CDS encoding YigZ family protein: MKEQYQTIHKTGESLVIEKKSKFIGIAVPVSSEEEALAVIAEEKRRYRDARHHCSAFCVGIEQPLQRASDDGEPSGTAGKPMLEVITGNNLCNVIIVVTRYFGGTLLGTGGLVRAYTKAAVEAVEAAGTVTMGLGHRLRTSCDYSTAGKIQYLLGTEDISVLNTDYTDKVTMEFLVPEAGCGQIQKKLTDLSGGTASIEEIGIEYTVTDN; encoded by the coding sequence TTGAAAGAACAGTATCAGACCATTCATAAGACTGGGGAATCTCTGGTCATAGAGAAAAAATCAAAGTTCATTGGGATCGCGGTGCCGGTTTCCAGCGAGGAAGAGGCACTGGCTGTGATAGCGGAGGAGAAGCGCAGGTACAGGGATGCCAGACACCACTGCAGTGCGTTTTGTGTCGGCATTGAACAGCCGCTTCAAAGAGCCAGCGACGACGGAGAACCAAGCGGGACGGCAGGAAAGCCCATGCTGGAAGTGATCACAGGCAATAATTTATGCAATGTTATCATTGTTGTGACACGTTACTTTGGAGGTACGCTGCTCGGTACCGGAGGCCTTGTGAGGGCCTATACGAAGGCGGCTGTGGAAGCAGTTGAGGCGGCTGGGACCGTCACTATGGGATTGGGGCACAGACTCAGGACCAGCTGTGATTATTCCACGGCAGGAAAGATTCAGTATCTTCTCGGTACAGAGGACATTTCGGTCTTAAACACGGATTATACGGATAAAGTGACCATGGAGTTCCTGGTACCGGAAGCCGGATGTGGGCAGATCCAAAAGAAACTGACAGATCTGTCAGGGGGAACAGCTTCTATAGAAGAAATAGGAATCGAGTATACTGTGACAGACAACTAA
- a CDS encoding 2-isopropylmalate synthase, producing MNSNKYKRQYFMPPEECLDWARKEYITKAPDWCSVDLRDGNQALIIPMSLDEKVEFFKYLVKVGFKEIEVGFPAASETEYTFLRTLIEQDLIPDDVTIQVLTQAREHIIKRTFEALKGAKRAIVHVYNSTSLAQREQVFKKSKDEILKIATDGAELLKKLAGETEGKFQFEYSPESFTGTEVEYALEVCNAVLDVWKPSPDWKVIINLPVTVQLSMPHVYASQIEYMSKHMKYRENVVLSIHPHNDRGCGVADTELALLAGADRVEGTLFGNGERTGNVDIVTVALNMYSHGVDPKLDFSNLPQLTKTYERLTRMSVYDRQPYSGKLVFAAFSGSHQDAIAKGMHWIDDRDPDYWSVPYLPIDPKDIGREYESDVIRINSQSGKGGIGYVLEENFGFHIPGKMREDVGYTVKDVSDKQHRELVPKDILDVFKKVYVNIDSPIALKEVHFIQKDGGIEAEISLDKAGVHKLYHGKGNGRLDAVSNAIQRHSDLNYSIVSYQEHALNVGSNSKACSYVALQQPNGTVVWGAGIHEDIITASVLALISAVNRL from the coding sequence ATGAATTCTAACAAATATAAACGCCAATACTTTATGCCCCCGGAAGAGTGTCTTGACTGGGCACGAAAAGAGTACATCACAAAAGCACCTGACTGGTGCAGCGTGGATCTAAGAGACGGAAACCAGGCCTTGATCATTCCCATGAGCCTGGACGAAAAGGTAGAGTTCTTTAAGTACCTGGTGAAGGTTGGCTTTAAGGAGATCGAGGTGGGATTCCCTGCTGCTTCTGAGACAGAGTATACCTTCCTGCGCACTTTGATCGAACAGGATCTGATCCCGGATGATGTGACCATCCAGGTACTGACTCAGGCAAGGGAACATATCATCAAACGTACATTTGAAGCTTTGAAAGGTGCAAAGCGCGCCATCGTCCATGTATATAATTCTACATCTCTTGCACAGAGGGAGCAGGTGTTCAAAAAGTCGAAGGATGAGATCTTAAAGATTGCCACAGATGGAGCTGAACTTCTGAAGAAACTGGCCGGAGAGACCGAAGGAAAGTTCCAGTTTGAGTACTCTCCAGAAAGCTTTACCGGGACTGAGGTGGAGTATGCACTGGAAGTGTGCAATGCCGTGCTGGATGTCTGGAAACCGTCTCCGGACTGGAAAGTAATCATCAACCTGCCTGTCACCGTACAGCTTTCCATGCCGCATGTGTACGCCAGCCAGATCGAGTACATGAGCAAACATATGAAGTACCGGGAAAACGTAGTGCTTTCCATCCACCCTCACAATGACAGAGGCTGCGGCGTCGCTGACACGGAACTTGCTCTGCTTGCGGGAGCGGACCGGGTTGAGGGAACTTTGTTCGGCAACGGAGAGAGGACCGGAAATGTGGATATCGTCACTGTGGCACTCAACATGTATTCCCACGGAGTAGATCCGAAGCTGGACTTCTCCAATCTCCCACAGCTTACAAAGACATATGAGCGCCTGACCCGCATGAGTGTCTACGACCGCCAGCCTTATTCCGGCAAGCTTGTATTTGCAGCTTTCTCCGGTTCCCATCAGGATGCCATCGCCAAAGGCATGCACTGGATTGATGACCGGGATCCGGATTACTGGTCAGTGCCTTATCTGCCGATTGATCCGAAAGATATCGGCAGGGAATACGAAAGTGATGTGATACGCATTAACAGCCAGTCCGGCAAGGGAGGCATCGGCTATGTACTGGAAGAGAACTTTGGATTCCATATCCCAGGCAAGATGAGGGAAGACGTAGGTTATACGGTTAAGGATGTATCCGATAAACAGCACCGGGAGCTGGTTCCGAAAGACATTCTGGACGTATTTAAGAAAGTCTATGTGAATATTGATTCTCCTATCGCATTAAAAGAAGTCCACTTTATCCAGAAAGACGGCGGCATTGAAGCAGAGATCTCCCTTGACAAAGCCGGTGTCCACAAGCTGTACCACGGCAAAGGAAACGGGCGCCTGGACGCGGTCAGCAATGCCATACAGCGCCACAGCGACCTGAATTATTCCATCGTAAGCTACCAGGAGCATGCCCTCAATGTAGGTTCTAATTCCAAAGCATGCTCATATGTGGCTCTCCAGCAGCCAAACGGAACTGTCGTATGGGGTGCGGGAATCCATGAGGATATCATCACTGCCTCCGTGCTTGCGCTGATCAGTGCAGTCAACCGTTTATAA
- a CDS encoding helix-turn-helix domain-containing protein: MKFAENLNEYLESHDISNYRIYKDTGLSDSLIGYWRKGKKQPTLENLVILCDYLDVSIDYLVGNISAKEEKLLRYYRALSPEEKDEVDTYMNNSAIDT, from the coding sequence ATGAAGTTTGCAGAAAATTTAAATGAATATCTGGAAAGCCATGATATTTCCAACTACCGGATTTATAAGGACACTGGTCTGTCGGACAGCCTGATCGGATACTGGAGAAAAGGTAAAAAGCAGCCGACGCTAGAGAATCTGGTCATTCTTTGTGATTATCTGGATGTTTCTATCGACTATCTCGTCGGCAACATTTCCGCCAAAGAAGAAAAACTGCTCCGCTATTACCGCGCCCTGTCTCCGGAAGAGAAGGATGAAGTCGATACCTACATGAATAATTCTGCCATTGACACATAG
- a CDS encoding helix-turn-helix domain-containing protein — translation MIKSYRDFEKWVKIEMIRQELTQRQLAERMGIAYPRISEALHGRKTGLSYIIPLIEELGGNVEDFREFLEENQIGR, via the coding sequence ATGATAAAGTCGTACAGGGATTTTGAAAAATGGGTGAAGATTGAGATGATCCGTCAGGAGTTGACGCAGAGGCAGCTGGCAGAGAGAATGGGAATTGCCTACCCAAGGATCTCGGAAGCTCTGCATGGGAGGAAGACAGGACTCTCATATATCATCCCATTGATCGAGGAACTTGGGGGGAATGTGGAAGACTTCAGAGAATTTCTGGAGGAAAACCAAATAGGGCGTTGA
- a CDS encoding PD-(D/E)XK nuclease family protein has protein sequence MALQCVLGAGRTGKTSYIYEQMIKESMENRNDNFFFLVPDQSTLNAQRELVTRHPSHGTMNIDVVGFYRLSYRVFEELSYIPKELLADEGKSMVIRKVMGECRKDLLVFGSSMEKQGFIDEMKSFFAETYQYDVSLEKLRKALEAFEDQDSLTLKMKDIVLVLNKFEEYMKDRYLVSEQLLDVLAQKITESKKLKNAVIYIDGFTGFTPIQNKVLERLLPYAKKVVAAFTIDEKELRGPYREYELFALPKKEIYHLKQMAKEQGVRVLPDVVRTPKTMGSKELRHLEQNLFRYPFHVYGKETEDIRICRLKNPKEESRFILSSIERLVREEGYRYKDMVVLTGDMETYQPELEKCFADSGIPYFIDGNRALRNNPCVETILSVLKMIQMDYSYDMVFRYLKSGFSILGPEETDLLENYVVAAGIRGYARWNRPFKSRAFSKEEMKQINQSRDAFMKETGPLKEGIKIRGITVLERLTCLHDFFLTLDIQGQMEKKKEEFELAGFLALAKTYEQIYGEVLNIMDQMAAILGEEKLSFDEFCAVLETGLSEMSVGVIPPGLDQVIVGDIERTRVEGVKVLFFAGVNEGVVPKPSSGGGLVTDSQREKLLKAGISLAPGAANQAYMEQYYLYLAMAKPEDKLFLTYSSMDPSGDSKAPSYILGRIEKIFPRLKRDDDPAGDAVYSVNEAKERFIELLQDLDEQEPGQEMAAIYEVLKEMDQAARYLDAYFYHNEEGNLDRHLTSLLYGKELENSVTRVEKFSGCAFAHFLQYGLKLRERLVHEILPMDMGQVFHRTLQFVGEEGSWDWESDEERDRFVDSLVERALDEDPDKKEIFESSSRNRYTKERIKRMAKRAVWAVEQQIKRGEFTPYEYELGFSADDGLSCANLALKDGTKMKFTGVIDRVDCYEDDENLYLKIIDYKSGNMQFDFTKILNGLQVQLVVYMNAILELEGKKHPEKRMIPAGMFYFHVDDPVIAPKTDGEPEMEVLKNLQLRGVVNEEFGLVEHLEQEDAYGIVTLPVTRTKTGYKKGSALLNTTEFKNLGQKVEEKMKQMGEAMMDGDISIRPYEYQTMPCDYCAFKSICAYEPKLTKPRKLTKIGLVEAKQILAEGKETDDALD, from the coding sequence ATGGCATTGCAATGTGTTCTGGGCGCAGGCCGGACAGGAAAAACAAGTTATATCTACGAACAGATGATAAAGGAATCCATGGAGAACAGGAACGACAATTTCTTTTTTCTGGTCCCGGACCAGTCTACGTTAAACGCACAGAGAGAGCTGGTCACAAGACATCCCAGCCACGGTACTATGAACATCGATGTGGTTGGTTTTTACCGCCTCTCGTACCGGGTGTTCGAGGAGCTGTCTTATATCCCAAAAGAGCTTCTGGCAGATGAGGGGAAATCCATGGTCATAAGAAAGGTCATGGGGGAATGCAGAAAGGACCTTTTAGTGTTCGGCTCCAGCATGGAGAAGCAGGGTTTTATTGACGAGATGAAGTCCTTTTTTGCGGAGACCTATCAGTACGATGTTTCTCTGGAAAAGCTTAGAAAGGCACTGGAAGCCTTTGAGGATCAGGACAGTCTGACGCTTAAAATGAAAGATATTGTCCTGGTGCTTAACAAGTTTGAAGAGTATATGAAGGATCGGTATCTGGTGTCAGAACAGCTGCTTGACGTGCTGGCACAGAAGATCACTGAATCAAAGAAGCTTAAAAATGCAGTGATCTATATTGACGGATTTACGGGGTTTACCCCCATACAAAATAAAGTGTTAGAAAGGCTGCTGCCTTATGCAAAGAAAGTCGTGGCGGCGTTTACAATTGATGAAAAAGAATTAAGAGGGCCGTACAGGGAATATGAACTGTTTGCACTGCCAAAGAAGGAAATCTATCATTTAAAGCAGATGGCAAAGGAGCAGGGAGTCAGAGTACTGCCTGATGTGGTGCGAACCCCAAAGACCATGGGCTCTAAAGAACTGCGCCATCTGGAACAAAATCTGTTCCGGTATCCGTTCCATGTATACGGAAAAGAGACAGAGGACATAAGGATCTGCAGGCTTAAAAATCCGAAAGAGGAAAGCCGGTTTATCTTAAGTTCGATCGAACGGCTTGTACGGGAAGAGGGTTACCGGTACAAAGATATGGTCGTGCTGACCGGTGATATGGAGACCTACCAGCCCGAGCTTGAAAAGTGCTTTGCCGATTCCGGCATTCCCTATTTTATTGACGGAAACAGGGCGCTGCGAAACAATCCCTGTGTGGAGACGATTCTGTCGGTCCTTAAAATGATCCAGATGGATTATTCCTATGATATGGTGTTCCGATATTTGAAATCCGGGTTTTCTATTCTGGGCCCGGAAGAGACGGATCTTTTAGAGAATTATGTGGTGGCCGCAGGCATCAGAGGCTATGCAAGATGGAACCGGCCCTTTAAGAGCCGGGCTTTTTCCAAGGAGGAGATGAAGCAGATCAACCAGTCCAGGGATGCTTTTATGAAGGAGACCGGACCGTTAAAGGAAGGAATCAAAATACGGGGGATCACGGTGCTGGAAAGACTCACCTGCCTCCATGACTTTTTCCTCACCCTGGACATCCAGGGACAGATGGAGAAAAAGAAGGAGGAGTTTGAGCTTGCAGGTTTTCTGGCACTGGCGAAAACTTACGAACAGATCTACGGTGAGGTCCTAAATATCATGGACCAGATGGCGGCTATCCTTGGAGAGGAAAAGCTGTCTTTTGATGAGTTTTGCGCGGTTCTAGAGACTGGGCTTTCGGAGATGAGCGTGGGTGTTATTCCTCCTGGCCTGGATCAGGTAATCGTAGGTGATATCGAGAGGACCAGAGTGGAAGGCGTGAAGGTTTTATTTTTTGCAGGCGTGAATGAGGGGGTGGTGCCGAAACCATCCTCCGGCGGCGGTCTTGTGACGGATTCCCAGAGAGAAAAGCTATTAAAAGCAGGAATTTCTCTGGCACCCGGAGCGGCAAACCAGGCTTATATGGAACAGTATTATCTGTATCTTGCCATGGCAAAGCCGGAAGATAAACTTTTTCTTACTTATTCCTCCATGGACCCGTCAGGCGACAGCAAAGCTCCTTCCTATATTTTAGGGAGAATCGAAAAAATATTCCCGAGGCTTAAAAGGGACGATGATCCAGCCGGGGATGCAGTTTATTCTGTGAATGAGGCAAAAGAGAGGTTTATTGAATTGCTGCAGGATTTAGATGAGCAGGAACCTGGACAGGAAATGGCGGCCATCTATGAGGTTTTGAAAGAAATGGATCAGGCCGCCCGGTATCTGGACGCCTATTTCTATCACAATGAGGAAGGAAACTTGGACAGGCATCTGACGTCGCTTCTTTATGGAAAAGAGCTGGAAAATAGTGTGACCCGTGTGGAAAAGTTTTCAGGCTGTGCCTTTGCCCATTTTCTCCAGTACGGGCTGAAACTCAGAGAACGGCTGGTCCATGAGATCCTTCCCATGGATATGGGACAGGTGTTTCACCGGACGCTCCAGTTTGTGGGAGAGGAAGGGAGCTGGGACTGGGAAAGTGACGAGGAACGGGACCGTTTTGTGGACTCTTTAGTGGAGCGGGCCCTCGATGAAGATCCGGATAAGAAAGAGATCTTTGAGAGCAGCAGCCGGAATCGGTACACAAAGGAGCGGATCAAGAGGATGGCAAAGAGGGCGGTCTGGGCGGTAGAGCAGCAGATTAAGAGGGGGGAGTTTACCCCGTATGAATATGAACTGGGATTTTCTGCTGATGACGGCCTGTCCTGCGCAAATCTTGCCTTAAAGGACGGAACGAAAATGAAGTTTACTGGGGTGATCGACCGGGTGGACTGTTATGAGGATGATGAAAATCTCTATCTGAAGATCATTGATTATAAATCCGGAAATATGCAGTTTGATTTTACCAAGATATTGAACGGCCTGCAGGTACAGCTGGTTGTGTATATGAATGCGATCCTGGAACTGGAAGGGAAAAAGCACCCTGAAAAACGGATGATACCGGCCGGTATGTTTTATTTTCATGTGGATGACCCGGTGATCGCACCGAAGACGGACGGGGAGCCGGAGATGGAGGTCCTCAAGAATCTTCAGTTAAGAGGTGTGGTAAATGAGGAATTCGGGCTTGTGGAGCATCTGGAACAGGAGGATGCGTACGGGATCGTAACCCTGCCAGTGACCAGGACAAAAACAGGCTACAAAAAGGGCTCAGCCCTGTTAAATACCACTGAATTTAAGAATCTGGGACAGAAGGTGGAAGAAAAGATGAAGCAGATGGGGGAAGCCATGATGGACGGGGATATTTCTATAAGACCTTATGAATACCAGACAATGCCCTGCGATTACTGTGCGTTTAAGAGCATATGCGCATATGAGCCGAAACTTACGAAACCGAGAAAGCTTACAAAGATTGGGCTTGTTGAGGCAAAGCAGATATTAGCGGAAGGAAAGGAGACAGACGATGCCTTGGACTGA